A region of the Amycolatopsis sp. cg13 genome:
TACACGTCGGCGCCGCGCACCGGGAAGCAGTCGGGCTCGCCGGCCGGCTGCGCGCGCTCGGACAACAACTATCCGCACCTGGTGTCCGCGAAGCTGAAGCCGGCGAAGTTCGTAGACGTCAGCTGCAGCGGCGCGACCACGGACGACCTGACCGACACCCAGTCGACGCGCAACGGCTCGAACCCGCCGCAGTTCGACTCGGTCACCTCGGACACGACGCTGGTCACCCTCGGCATCGGCGGCAACGATGTGGGATTCATCGCACTGGCGCAGTCCTGTGTGACCGCCCACGAGAACGCCTCGCCGTGCAAGGACCGGCTCACCGCGGGCGGCAAGGACCAGCTGGCCGACCGCATCGGCGAAGCCGCGAAGAAGGTCGGCAGCGCGCTCGATCAGATCCACAAGAAGGCTCCGAAGGCGCGAGTGGTCGTCGTCGGCTACCCGACGGTCCTTCCCGATGGCGACGGCTGCTGGCCGGTTCTGCCGTTGGGCTCCGGCGATGTGGCGTATCTGCGGGACGCGCTCGGGAAGCTCAACGACGCCTTGTCCGACCAGGCCAAGTCCCACGACGCCGGGTTCGCGGACACGGCTGAGCCCAGCAAGGGGCATGACGTCTGCGCGAATTCGGATGTGAAGTGGGTCGAGGGAGTGGTCCCGACGTCCTCGGCCGCGGCACTGCATCCGAACGCGCGGGGCGAGGCGGGGATGGCTGGCGTGGTGGAGTCGGTGCTCGGAGTGCACTGAGGTCGCCCCAATGTGGCATTGGGTGCGTCCCACGCACCCAATGTGGCGTTCGGTGCGGCAGATGCACCCAACGCCACATTGGGGTGGTCAGGCCGAGCTGGGATGGGTGTCAGGGGCGGACGAGAGCCTGCGGTTTGCCCAGCACGGTCTTGCCCTCGAACTTCACCGTCAAGTCGATCCGGGCCAGCCCGTCGTCCGTCATGGCACCGACCTTGCCGGTCACCTCGACCAGCGCGCCCTCGTCGTTGTCCGGCACCACGACCGGGCGGGTGAAGCGCGTGCTGAAGTCCACGAGGCGGGCCGGGTCGCCGAGCCAGTCGGTGACGATGCGGCCGGACAGGGCCATCGTGAGCATGCCGTGCGCGATCACGTCCGGGAGACCGACCTTGGTCGCGAAGTGCTCGTTCCAGTGGATCGGGTTGAAGTCGAGCGAGGCTCCGGCGTAGCGGACCAGCTGGTCGCGCGTGATGCGGACCTCCAGCGGAGGCAGTTCGTCGCCGATGTTCACGCTTCCGCCCCCCGAACCACGAGCTGGGCCCGCGTCGTGCACACGAGTTTGCCGTCCGCGTCGGTGATTTCCGCGCGGAGGTTGATGAAGTCGTTGCCCGCCCGCGCCATGATCGTTTCGATCGTGGCCGAGATTTCCAGCTCGTCGCCCGCGTGCACCGGGCGCTCGTAGCGGAAGCCCTGGTCGCCGTGGACCATCCGGGAGTAGTCGAGGCCGAGCGCGGGGTCGGTCACGATGCCGTTGATCTTCGGCAGGTTCAGGATGGTGAGGAAGGTGGGCGGCGCGAGCACGTCCGGGTGGCCGGCCGCGCGGGCCGCCTCCGGGTCCCGGTACACCGGGTTCGGGTCCCCGATCGCGTCGGCGAACTCGCGGATCTTCTCCCGGCTCACGAAGTACTTGCTGTCCGACGGGTACTCCCGCCCGGTGAACGACTGGTCCAAAGGCACGCGAAGAAGGCTAACCGAGCCGCGTCGCCGACCCGCGCGGGTGCCAGAACTGGCCAGTAGACAGCGAAAAGCCGCCCCGGCGCGTGGCCGGGGCGGCTTTTCGAAGCTGGTAAAAGACCGCCTGCGTCAGCGGGTCTCTTTGTGAGTCCGGTGCGTACCGCAGTTCGGGCAGAACTTCTTCATCTCCAGGCGATCCGGGTTGTTGCGCCGGTTCTTCTTGGTGATGTAGTTGCGGTGCTTGCACTCCTCGCACGCCAGCGTGATCTTGGGTCGCACGTCGGTGGCAGCCACAGCGTTTCCTTCTCTCTCAGATCCGGGGGCCAGCCCCGTCGTTACCGCGTAGCGGTGGCCGGACTTGAACCGGCGACACAGCGATTATGAGCCGCTTGCTCTGCCAACTGAGCTACACCGCCCTACGTGACACCCACCCCGCCTCAACCCACCAGGTCAAGGTGACCCGGCCTGGGGGTCCAGGGGGCTTGCCCCCTGGCGGGGGCCTGGGGGTTCGACCCCCAGATGGACGCCGCGAAGCGAGCCACGTCTGCGTTTTCCGCAGACATAGCTCGCCTACTCGCGAGCCCCTTTACGGAATCGAACCGTAGACCTTCTCCTTACCATGGAGACGCTCTGCCGACTGAGCTAAAGGGGCCTGCCTCTCGCGAGGACTTGGAAAGATTAGCAAGGGGGTTCACCCGGCTGTGCAACCGGGGTCGGTTAACCGCAAAACCTCAGGTCAGCAGGGTCAGCACGGTCTCCGAGTGCCGCCCCGGCGAGCGCGCCGTGCGGGCCTGCAGCCACGCCTCGAGGCGGTCTTCTGGCAGCGGCCGCGAGATCAGATAACCCTGTGCGACGTCACATCCCATCGCCTCGAGCTGATCGCGCGCCACGTCCTCTTCGACGCCTTCCGCCACCACCGTCAGGCCCAGCGAGTGGCCGAGCTCGACAATCGACCGCACCACCGCGAGGTCGCCGAGATCGGTGCCCATGCCGAGCACGAAGCTCTTGTCGATCTTCACCTGGTCCACCGGCAGCTGGCGCAGATACGCGAGCGACGAGTAGCCGGTGCCGAAGTCGTCCACCGCCAGCACGATGCCCAGCGAATGCAGCTCGCGCAGGATCGGCAGTGCCTTCTGCGGGTCGGACATCACGCCGGACTCGGTCAGCTCGAACGTCAGCAGTTCCGGCGGCACGTCGAAGCGTTCCAGTTCGCGCTGGACCTTCGCCGGGAAGTCGTCGTCGGACAGATTCCGCACCGACAGGTTCACCGCCGCGGAGATGCGCAGGCCCTCGTCGAGCCACTTGCGCACGCGCTTCAGCGATTCCTCCAGCACGAACGACGTCAGCACGCCGATCAGGCCGGCCGCTTCGATCGCGGGCACGAACTCGTCCGGGCCGAGCCTGCCGAACTCCGGGTGCACCCAGCGCACGAGCGCCTCGACGCCTTGCACCTGTCGGTTCGGCAGCGTCACCTTCGGCTGGTAGTGCACGGAGACGTGACCGTCTTCCAGCGACTGCCGGAACTGCGTGACCATCTGGAAGCGGCGCAGGAAGATCTGTCCCATGCTCGGCACGTAGCCGCGCACTTCCTCGCCGCCGCGGGTGGCGCGGACGGCGACGTCGGCGCGCTGCAGCAGGCCGTCGACGTCGACCTCGCCGTTGTCGTCGACGGAGCTGGCGTAGCCGATCATCGCGTTGGCTTCGACGGAAAGCCGGTCCACCGGATACGGCTCGGACAGCTGGACCCGCAGCCGTTCGGCGGCGCGGTGGGCGTCGTCGACCGTGCAGTCCACGAGCAGCGCGGCGAAGGACGCGCCTTCGAGCCGGGCGAGCGGGACGTCCGGGCCGAGTGCGCCGCGGATGCGCGTGCCCGCGGCGACGACCATCCGGTCCGCCCACGAGTAGCCGAGCGCGTCGCTGACCGTGGAGAAGACGTCGAGGTCGATCCGCAGCACCACGACCTCCGCCGATTCGCGCAGCGGATCCCTAGAGACCTGCTGGAATCCCGGCCGATTCAGGTGCCCGGTGAGCGGGTCATGGTAGGCGTCGTGGCGGAGCGTGGCGAGCAGCCGGCGGTTGTCGAGCGACGTCGCGAGGTGGCTGGCCATCGTGCCGAGCAGCTGGACGTCGTACTTGCCGAAGCCGCGCCAGCGCGAGAGCCGGTCGTGCGCTTCGACGACGCCGAGCAGCTTGTTCGCACTGCGCAACGGCACCACGAGCGCTTCCTGCGCACTGCGTTCCAGCAGCGCCGCGCGGACGTCCGGGTTGGCCTCGGTGATGCGGAAGTGCCGGACGTGCGCGCCGGGCAGGCGCAGCAGCGGATCGTCGTTGGCCGGGTCCGAGGCCGGAAGTTCGTTGCCCGCGACCACGACGCGCATCGGATCGTCGGCCTCGAGGCGCAGCCGGAGCACGACGCGTCCGGCGGCCAGCTGGTCCTTGATCCGCTCGGCGATCGTGGCCCATTCGCGCACGTCGACTCCGCCCACCAGTTCCTCGGCGCGGCTCGCCGGACGTGCCGCGGCCTGCTGACCTGAGCGCGCGACCATCAGACTCACGTCGGACAGCGCCTCCATGTCCCGCTGTTCGCGAAGCAGATCGGAATACGCCCAGTACAGCGCGGTCAGGCCGAGGAACACCGCCAGCACCAGCGGCCAGGCCTGCGGAGTGCTCGCGATGACGAGGTAGCCGGTGAGGCCGACCGAAGCGTTGACGAAACCGACCACGAGGATGCGGCCGGTCAGCCGGATCGCGGTGCTCACGCGCATCCGGCGGCGCAGCACGCGCACGGCGGCCAGCGCGAGCAGCGTGCTGACCAGCGGCGCGGTGAGCGTGCCGGCGAGCGCGGCGACCCACGGCATGGTCGGTCCGCCGCCCATGGCCAGGTGCACGAGCCCGGCGACGGCGAACGCGCCGGTGATTTCGAGCAGGAACGCGCCCGCGTTGTAGAGGACCCGGCCGGCGACCTTGCGGGCCAGCAGCGTGCCGATGCCCGCCACGAGATGCGCGGCGAGCACCACTTCGAACGGGGCGACGAAGAAACCGATTACCAGCGGGATCTCGGTGAATGAGATGGTCCACGAAATGCCGCTGCGGACGTCGACGTTGATGCCGAGCTGTTCGGCGAGCAGGAACGCGACCGCGAGCACCGGGCCGATCCACCAGAGCTTGGCCGAGCCGTGGAACGGCAGCCAGGCGCCGACGGCGAAGGCCGCGAGCAGGCCGAGGCCCAGCACGAAGAAGGTGTAAACGCGGAAGCGGCTTTCGTCCGTGCGGCCTTCGGCCGGTGCGGAGCCAGCACCTCCCGAGCCCATCGCCTCCGGCGCGGTACCGGGATGGGCGTTGCTGTCCGGCATCCGACCTTCCTTCCCGGCTGCCCGGTCGCGCTCGTCCGTGACGTCAGGTGTGGGCGAGGGCGCCACCTTACCCCGTAGGGCGTACCGGCGTCCCTTTCGAGACAGTAGGAGATCACCCCAGGGTTAACAATGGGCGTTCTTCTCTGACCTGCGTGGACCAAGGAGTGAAACTCCCGGTTCGTCCCGGAACCCCCGAGCCGGGGAGTGTTCTGGGGGTCTTTTCCGGCCCGGTCGGCGGACAATGGCGGCATGCACAACGACGTGACAGCCACCGGCCATGCGGCGCGCATCGCCACGGTGGACGCGCTGCTTCCCGCGCCGCTCCCCTTCGAGGTCGGAGGGGATTCCGCCCTGCTTTCCGCCGAGGTCGGCGACACCACCGCGGCCGGTCTGACGACCTGTACCGGACTCGGCCCGGACAGCCCGCGCTCGATGTGGCGGGCGCTCGTCGAGCACCGGCTGGAGGTCCAGCTCGCCGGTCCCGATCCGGCCGCCGGCCTCGACGCTTTGCTCACTCGATGGGATGAACATCTGGGGTCCCTCGCCCGAGTGGGGGATACGGAGTGCGCCGCGGTGCTCTCCCGGCCCAGCCGCGACACCGCCGGGGCCACCGAACTCCTCCGGCACGGCTTCGCCCCGGTGGGCGTGCTCGCGGTCCGCCCGGCACAGCGGATGGCCGCCGGGCCCGACACGACGCCCGGCGTCTGCATCCGGCACGCGACGCCGGACGACCTCTCCACCGCGGTCGCGCTTCAGCTGGAATTGCAGCGGTACGACGCGCAGTTCGGCCGGATCACGCTCCGTCCCGGCGTCGAGGAGCTGATCACCAAGGAACTGCTGCACCACCTCGAACGGCCTGAGCCGCAGGTGTGGATCGCGGAGCTGTACGGCCAGCCGCTCGGCATGGTCGTGCTGCAGATGCCCGACGAGACCGGCTGGATCCGGCACCGGGTCGCGGCTTCCCGGGTGGGCTATCTGTCCTCGCTGGCGGTGTCCGAGGCGGCTCGGTCGTCCGGTGTCGGCACCGCGCTGGCCACCCACGCGCACCAGGTCTTCGACGAGGCGGGCGCGGATGTCGTGCTGCTGCACCACGCCGTAGCGAATCCGAGGTCGACGCCGTTCTGGTACGCGCAGGGTTACCGGCCGCTGTGGACCGGCTGGCAGCGTCGGCCTGCGGTGCGTTCTCGCTAGTCTGGCGGGGTACGGCCCGTTCGAGGGGAGTCCCAGTGACCGAAAAGCCCGACGCTGCACCGAAAGCGCCGGAAGGCGTCGATGTCGAGAAACCCTCGGCCGCGCGGGTCTACGACTGGTACCTGGGCGGCAAGCAGAACTGGGCGGTGGACCGGGAATTCGGCCGCAAGGTCGAGAAGATGTGGTCGCTCGCCCGGCCCGGCGCGAAGCAGAACCGCGAGTTCATGAACCGCGTGGTGCGCGCCGCGCTGGACGCGGGCATCCGGCAGTTCCTCGACCTCGGCTCCGGCGTGCCGACCGCGGGCAACGTGCACGAGGTCGTTGAGGCCGAACTCGGCGACGACGACGAGGCCACCGTGGTGTACGTCGACTACGAGCCGGTGGCCGTGGCGCACGCGACGCTGATCCTCGAGGACGAGGCGGCCACCGACTGGGCCGGCATCGTCCAGGCGGACATGCGCGATCCCAGGGCCGTGCTGAGCGACCCGCGCACCCGCGAGCTGATCGACTTCGACAAGCCGGTGTGCGTGATGCTGATGGCGGTGCTGCACTTCGTCGGCCCGGACGACGATCCGGACGCCGTCGTGCGCGCCTACCGCGACAAGCTCGTGTCCGGCAGCTGGCTGGCGATCTCGCAGATGAGCGAGGGCGACGGCAGCGGTCCGGCGCTGGAGGGGCTGCGCTGGTTCGTCGAGCAGTACCGCAAGACGAGCAATCCGATGTGGCTGCGCGACCGGGACGAGATCGAGCCGTTCTTCGGCGGCTGGCCGCTGCTGGAGCCGGGGATCACGCATCTGCCGGACTGGCGGCCGGAGCGCGAGCTGAACGCCGTCGAGGCGGAGGCTCGCCCGTTCGCCTGGTGCGCCGTGGCGCAGAAGCCGTGACCGCGCCGGACGCGCCCCGTGGCGTGGACGTCGACAAGCCGTCCGCCGCCCGGATCTACGACTGGTACCTCGGCGGCACCCAGAACTGGGCGGTGGACCGGGAATTCGGCCGCCGCGTGGAGAAGGTGTGGCCGCTGATCCGGCCGATGTCGCGGGAGAACCGGGCGTTCATGAACCGGGTCGTGCGGGCGGCGCTGGACGCGGGGATCCGGCAGTTCGTCGACCTCGGGTCCGGCGTGCCGACGGCGGGCAATGTGCACGAGATCGTCCGCGAGAAGCTGCCGGCGAGGGTCGTGTACGTCGACTACGAGCCGGTCGCGGCGGCGCATTCGCGAGTGATCCTCGAAGGCGAGGAGGCGACCGACTGGGCCGGGATCGTCGAGCGCGACATCCGCGATCCGGAGGCGATCTTCGCTGACGAGATCACCCAGGAGCTGATCGACTGGTCGCAGCCGGCGTGCTTGCTGATGATCACCGTGCTGCACTTCCTCGGCCCCGGCGACCGGCCGGACGAACTGGTCGCCGCCTACCGCGAGCAGCTCGCGCCCGGCTCGTGGCTGGCCGTCACGCATGGCACCTGCCGGGACGACGCGCCGCCGGAGCGGGCCGCCGAGGTCCGCGCGTTCGTGGACGCGTACAAGGACACGTCGAACCCGGCGTACCTGCGCTCGGCCGACGAGATCCGGCCGTTCTTCGGCGGCTGGCCGCTGCTGGAGCCGGGGATGAGCGCGCTGCCGGACTGGCGGCCGGACGAGCCGGTGTCGGAGTTCGCCGCGGAGGTCCGGCCGTTCGCCTGGGGCGCGGTCGCGGTGAAGCCCTGACTTCTCTCCCAGCGAACACTCCCTGGGAAACAAACCCGCCCTTCGGAGAGTTGAGCAAGGCAGACTCAACTTATTCGAGGAGTGCACATGTCCGACCCCCGCCTCCTGCCCGTCCTCCCGCTCGATGACGACGTCGTGCTGCCGGGCATGGTGGTCCCGCTCGACCTCGGCGACGCAGAGACCCGGGCCGCAGTGGAGTCCGCACAGGCCAAGACCCCCGCGACCGCGTCGTTCCCCGGGATCCGCTCGGGCGCGGCGAGCAAGGCCGAAGTCCTGATCGTCCCGCGCGTGCACGGCGAGTACGCCGAGCTGGGCACCGTCGCGACCGTCGAACGGATCGGCCGCGTTCCCGGCGGCAAGACCGCCGTGTTGCTCCGCGGCACCGCACGCGCCTCCGTCGGCCGCATCGCCGACGGCCCCGGCGCGGCCCGCTGGGTGCACGCCGACGCCGCCGACGAAACTTCCGACGACCGCACCGCGCAGCTCGCCGCGGAGTACAAGGCCGTGGTCATCTCCGTGCTGCAGCAACGCGGCGGCTGGCAGATGATCGACGCCGTCCAGCAGGTCGAGGAGCCGTCCGCGATCGCCGACCTGGCCGGCAACGCGCCCTACCTGTCCACTGATCAGAAGCTGGAGCTGCTGAGCGCGCTCGACGTCAGCGTCCGGCTGGAGAAGGCGCTCGAGTGGAGCCGGGAGTACCTGGCCGAACTGGAGGTCACCGAGACCATCCGCAAGGACGTCGCCGACGGGATGGAGAAGCAGCAGAAGGAATTCCTGCTGCGCCGCCAGCTCGAGGCGATCCGCAAGGAGCTGGGCGAACTCGACGGCACCGCGGCCGACGACGACTACCGCGCCCGCGTGGAATCCGCCGACCTGCCGGACGAGGTGCGCAAGGCCGCGCTGGCCGAGGTCGACAAGCTGGAGCGGACGTCCGAGCAGTCGCCCGAAGGCGGCTGGATCCGGACCTGGCTCGACACGGTGCTGGAGCTGCCGTGGAATGAGCGGACCGAGGACGTCTACGACATCGCCGCCGCGCGCGCCGTGCTCGACGCGGACCACGCTGGTCTGGACGACGTCAAGGAACGGATCATCGAGTACTTGGCCGTGCGCAAGCGCCGCGCGGAATCGGGCCTCGGCCCGGTCGGCGGACGGCGTTCCGGTGCTGTGCTGGCGCTCGCCGGTCCTCCCGGGGTCGGCAAGACGTCGCTGGGCGAATCGGTGGCGAAGGCGATGGGACGCAAGTTCGTGCGCGTCGCGCTGGGCGGCATCCGGGACGAGGCGGAAATCCGCGGCCACCGGCGCACGTACGTCGGCGCGCTGCCCGGACGGATCGTGCGGGCCATCAAGGAAGCCGGCTCGATGAATCCGGTCGTGCTGCTCGACGAGATCGACAAGGTTGGGGCCGACTACCGCGGCGACCCGACGGCGGCGTTGCTCGAAGTGCTGGACCCGGAACAGAACCACACGTTCCGCGACCACTACCTCGAGGTCGAGCTGGATCTGTCCGATGTGGTCTTCCTGGCGACGGCCAACGCGCTGGAAACCATCCCCGGCCCGCTGCTGGACCGGATGGAACTGGTGACGCTGGACGGCTACACCGAGCACGAGAAGGTCACTATCGCGCGGGATCACCTGCTCCCCCGCGAACTCGAGCGGGCCGGCCTCGCGTCCGGCGACGTGGTGCTGACCGACGACGCGTTCAGCCGGATCGCCGCCGAGTACACCCGCGAGGCCGGGGTGCGCGACGCGAACCGGACGATCGCGAAGGTGCTGCGGAAGATCGCTACGAAGGTGGCCTTGGGTTCGGTCTCGCTGCCGCTTTCGGTGTCCGCCGCGGACCTGGAGACCTACCTCGGCCGCCCGCGGCACGTACCGGAATCCTCGTTGCCGACGGCGACCCAGCGGACGTCTTTGCCAGGCGTGGCAACGGGTTTGGCTGTCACGGGTGCTGGCGGCGACGTGCTGTACATCGAGGCGTCGCTGGCCGATCCGGAGAGCGGGGCTTCGGGCCTGCAGCTGACCGGGCAGCTGGGTGACGTGATGAAGGAGTCGGTGCAGATCGCGCTGTCGTACCTGCGGTCGCACGGCGCGGAGCTGGAGTTGCCGGTGGGAGACCTGCGAGAGCGGGGAATCCACGTGCACGTGCCGGCCGGTGCTGTGCCGAAGGACGGTCCTTCCGCGGGTGTCACGATGACGACCGCGCTGGCTTCGCTGCTGTCGGGCCGGGTCGTCCGGGCTGATGTGGCGATGACCGGTGAGGTTTCGCTGACTGGACGGGTGCTGCCGATCGGCGGGGTGAAGCAGAAGCTGCTGGCCGCGCACCGGGCGGGGATGAAGACGGTGATCATCCCGCAGCGGAACGAGCCTGATCTGGACGATGTGCCTGCTGAGGTGTTGTCACAGCTGGAGGTGCACGCGGTGGCTAACGTGCGGGAGGTGTTGGAGTTGGCGCTGACTCCGGCTTCTTCGGAGGTTCGGCAGGCGGCTTGATCTCTTGGTGAGGCAAGGCCTCGTCCTTCCCGGGTTCGGGAGGGGCGGGGTCTTTGCTTTGTTCCGGGGTTTTGTCGGTGGTGCGCGCTACGGTGCAGTTATGGCTGAGGGGAAGCGCAAGCGACCGGCCTGGACGAGGGACGAGACGCTCCTTGCCTGCGCGCTCGTGGTGCAAAACGACTGGCGTCCGCTGACACCGAATGACCAGAAGGTCATCGACCTGTCCAAGCTGCTGCAACGCATGTCGATCCACCCGCCGGAGGTGCGCGGCGAGAGGTTCCGCAACCCCAACAGCGTCGCCCGGAAGATGTGCGACCTCGCCACCAACCACGATGGCTGTCGAGGCGTCCGAACACGCTCCGGCAAAATCGAACTCGGCGTCGTCCGGACTTTCGAGGCACCGCGCGCGGACCCGACGCTGGACGACGAGAAGATCGAGAGAGCTCGGCCGGGCCAGGAACGGGTCGCGAACAAAGCAGGTGAGTTCGACGTCGCGAAGACTGACGGCGCGCGTGGCGGAACGTCGCCGAATCCCACCACCGCACGCAGTTCAACAGCTCAGTATCGACTAAAAAGAACCTGACGCACTTGGCGTGGCCCTGTCCGAAATGACGCTGGCTGATCTAGCGGACCGAGTCGCCAGCGGCGTAGGCGCACGTCAGGAGAAGTCGACCTTCTCCCACTCGAAGCCCTCCACCCACGCCGAATCGCCCTCCGCGAAGCCGGTGAACGCTGTCACCACCTCCGCCAGGCTCCCGGCCTCCGTGCGGTAATGCCGCTCCGGCGACCCGTCCCGACGCTCCAGCGAGAACTTCCCCTTCCGAGCCGCAGCGAACTTGCCTTGTCCAATTTGGACATAGTGGTCGCCGCGTTCCAAGACCGCGTACCAGTTCTTCGCCGACAACCGGCCCAGCGCCGCCTTGATCCCTGCCGCATCAGGGTTTTCGACCCGGGAGCCGTCGCACATGGTCAGGTCCAGCACGTTCGGCCGGTGCACCTCGCCAGTCTGCGGATTGAACACCGTCAGGCTGTGTTTTCGGGCCAGGTCAAGGATAACGCGCGTCACCTCGACCGCCCGCGGGTGTTGCATCGTCAATACCGCGCCGTCGCCGGAGCGCTCGATCGCCGCGCTCCATGGGGATGCTTCGAGGTCCTCGTGCAGTTCCGGGTATTTCGCGGTCAGGTCACGGCAGAACCCGTCAAGCGACGAATCAGCCGGGTCCGAACCTTCGCAAAGACGGGCGTAGCGGGCTTGCGGATCATCGGCATCCCCAGCCCAGATTCCCAGGTCGTAGCTCACCATGCCCCCTCAGGAAAGAATCAGCTCTGCGCCCCCGCGAGCAGAGCCACGTTCATCACGTACTCGCCATATCCCGACTTGGCCAGTTTGGTCCCCAGCGCATGGCATTCGTCCGCGCTGATGAAGCCCATCTTCAGCGCGACCTCTTCCAGACACGCGATCCGCACGCCGGTCCGGTGTTCCAGTACCTGCACGAACTGCCCGGCCTCCAGCAGCGAATCGTGCGTGCCCGTGTCGAGCCACGCGAAGCCGCGGCTCAGCTCGATCAGTTTGGCGCGGTCGCGGCGCAGGTAGGAAAGGTTGACGTCGGTGATCTCCAGCTCGCCGCGCGCCGAGGGCTTCAGGTTGCGGGAGATGTCGACGACCTCGTTGTCGTAGAAGTACAGCCCGGTGATCGCGTTGTTCGACCGCGGCTTCTCCGGTTTCTCCTCAATGGACAGCAGAGTGCCGTTCTCGTCGATCTCGCCGACGCCGTAGCGCTCGGGGTCCTTCACCTGGTACCCGAACAGGACGCAGCCGTCCAGGTCGGTCGCCGCGGTGCGCAGGGTGGTGGAGAAGCCCTGGCCGTAGAAGATGTTGTCGCCGAGGACCAGCGCGACCGAATCGTCGCCGACGAAGTCCGCGCCGATCACGAAGGCTTCGGCGAGGCCGTTCGGGCTCGGCTGTTCCGCGAACGAGAAGGACAGGCCGAACTGGCTGCCGTCGCCGAGGAGGCGGCGGAAGTTCGGCAGGTCGGCCGGCGTCGAGATGATCAGGATCTCCCGGATCCCGGCCAGCATCAGCACCGAGATCGGGTAGTAGATCATCGGTTTGTCGTAGACCGGCAGCAGCTGCTTCGACACGGCCTGCGTAATCGGGTGCAGACGGGTTCCGCTGCCCCCGGCGAGCACGATGCCCTTCACAGCCCCTCCTCACGTGCGGTGGTGGGGTTCACCGTACCGAGTGAGCTTCGAGGTCGTCTGGGACTCCGCTCAATTCAGAACGCGGGGCCTTTGCCGAAATACGCCTGGCAGCCGTTCGCGTACTCGGTGGCGATCTCCAGC
Encoded here:
- the rfbA gene encoding glucose-1-phosphate thymidylyltransferase RfbA, which produces MKGIVLAGGSGTRLHPITQAVSKQLLPVYDKPMIYYPISVLMLAGIREILIISTPADLPNFRRLLGDGSQFGLSFSFAEQPSPNGLAEAFVIGADFVGDDSVALVLGDNIFYGQGFSTTLRTAATDLDGCVLFGYQVKDPERYGVGEIDENGTLLSIEEKPEKPRSNNAITGLYFYDNEVVDISRNLKPSARGELEITDVNLSYLRRDRAKLIELSRGFAWLDTGTHDSLLEAGQFVQVLEHRTGVRIACLEEVALKMGFISADECHALGTKLAKSGYGEYVMNVALLAGAQS
- the lon gene encoding endopeptidase La — its product is MSDPRLLPVLPLDDDVVLPGMVVPLDLGDAETRAAVESAQAKTPATASFPGIRSGAASKAEVLIVPRVHGEYAELGTVATVERIGRVPGGKTAVLLRGTARASVGRIADGPGAARWVHADAADETSDDRTAQLAAEYKAVVISVLQQRGGWQMIDAVQQVEEPSAIADLAGNAPYLSTDQKLELLSALDVSVRLEKALEWSREYLAELEVTETIRKDVADGMEKQQKEFLLRRQLEAIRKELGELDGTAADDDYRARVESADLPDEVRKAALAEVDKLERTSEQSPEGGWIRTWLDTVLELPWNERTEDVYDIAAARAVLDADHAGLDDVKERIIEYLAVRKRRAESGLGPVGGRRSGAVLALAGPPGVGKTSLGESVAKAMGRKFVRVALGGIRDEAEIRGHRRTYVGALPGRIVRAIKEAGSMNPVVLLDEIDKVGADYRGDPTAALLEVLDPEQNHTFRDHYLEVELDLSDVVFLATANALETIPGPLLDRMELVTLDGYTEHEKVTIARDHLLPRELERAGLASGDVVLTDDAFSRIAAEYTREAGVRDANRTIAKVLRKIATKVALGSVSLPLSVSAADLETYLGRPRHVPESSLPTATQRTSLPGVATGLAVTGAGGDVLYIEASLADPESGASGLQLTGQLGDVMKESVQIALSYLRSHGAELELPVGDLRERGIHVHVPAGAVPKDGPSAGVTMTTALASLLSGRVVRADVAMTGEVSLTGRVLPIGGVKQKLLAAHRAGMKTVIIPQRNEPDLDDVPAEVLSQLEVHAVANVREVLELALTPASSEVRQAA